Proteins from one Paenibacillus pabuli genomic window:
- the rocF gene encoding arginase, with the protein MGNHNTGAAGNPEATIETSPGSTEQRQVAVIKVPFGLGGARGGAELGPDELITAGLKREIARLGLVLTEEVRVECPLIADEPIERNRGKYLREVRQVSERVCSEVSRAVAGGAFPLVLGGDHSVAIGTLAGLTSHYSNLGVIWFDAHADLNTEERSLSGNMHGMSLAAALGHSAFNLSHIPGVGPFINPSNLVYVGLRDLDEYEKEQIRAHGIKSFTMHDIDRMGIQWVIEQAMAVAGKGTDGIHLSFDMDCLDPREAPGVGTPVPGGLNYREAHFALELLASTNRITSMELVEVNPLFDHNRHTARLGVELIASLLGKRIL; encoded by the coding sequence GCTGCAGGCAACCCGGAAGCTACTATTGAAACGAGTCCGGGTTCCACAGAGCAACGCCAGGTGGCTGTCATTAAAGTTCCTTTTGGTCTTGGGGGTGCTCGTGGGGGTGCGGAGTTAGGTCCGGATGAACTGATTACAGCTGGGCTGAAACGGGAGATAGCAAGACTTGGGTTAGTTCTGACCGAGGAAGTACGTGTGGAATGTCCATTGATAGCTGATGAACCGATTGAACGTAATCGTGGTAAATATTTGCGTGAAGTACGTCAAGTGAGTGAGCGGGTGTGTAGCGAAGTATCACGTGCCGTAGCAGGGGGTGCATTCCCGCTTGTTCTCGGGGGAGACCATAGTGTGGCGATCGGTACTCTTGCGGGGTTGACTTCCCACTATTCCAACTTGGGTGTAATCTGGTTCGATGCACATGCTGATCTAAATACCGAAGAGCGCAGCTTGTCAGGTAACATGCATGGGATGAGTCTGGCTGCTGCACTCGGACATTCGGCGTTTAATTTATCCCATATCCCTGGAGTCGGTCCATTTATTAATCCTTCCAATCTGGTATACGTTGGTTTGCGGGATCTGGATGAGTATGAGAAAGAACAGATTAGAGCACATGGAATCAAAAGCTTCACAATGCATGATATAGACCGAATGGGAATCCAGTGGGTTATTGAACAGGCGATGGCGGTGGCTGGAAAAGGAACTGACGGGATCCATCTTAGCTTCGACATGGATTGCCTTGATCCTCGTGAAGCACCAGGGGTGGGCACGCCGGTCCCGGGAGGGTTGAACTACCGGGAAGCGCATTTTGCCCTAGAGTTACTGGCTTCCACGAATCGTATCACCTCTATGGAACTTGTGGAGGTCAATCCGTTGTTTGATCATAATAGACACACCGCGAGGCTGGGGGTAGAACTAATTGCTTCGCTGCTGGGTAAACGCATACTGTAA